Proteins encoded by one window of Cannabis sativa cultivar Pink pepper isolate KNU-18-1 chromosome 4, ASM2916894v1, whole genome shotgun sequence:
- the LOC115712994 gene encoding filament-like plant protein 3 — translation MDRKSWLWRRKSSEKSPGETESTGSLSSHSERFSDDQAYASHSTQSPEVTSKAALNDEDTTETVKTLSDKLSAALLSVSAKEDLVKQHAKVAEEAVSGWENAENEVVALKQKLETANQKNSALEDRLGHLDGALKECVRQLRQAREEQEQKIREVVSKKTHEWESLKSVLEDQLVELQVQLQSVKKQTDSSFDSDLQQKLEAAEKENSTLKLEILSQAKEIKIRIIERDLSTKAAETASKQYLESIKKVAKLEADCRRLKAIARKVSQTNDQKYASSVYAESLTDSQSDCGERLLTLEYGSHKMSSFEPNESDSSQSGLRGSSFVTEHQNENEKNHERNKMVPSVDINFMDDFLEMEKLAALPVIESGSRCVEAGPMLDQPNGGESLKADLEVMVQKTIKLEENLRKIVEEKEELEKALSACKKHLETSQSQLVETAMDLQELQIKMVLATESKKAAEEEVKASQAKRELAESRLRVVENEVNTLLLKAASLEEEVQNERLLSADKIAKCQKLEDELFKLKHEAEDQREAEFQRTKNDSLNLKIKQENELALAADKFAECQKTIASLGQHLKSLASLEDFLLDSENLHPTIVVDNIQSYESGNEAHNLRSTNLCLSGRDAAFSEAAANKWSYSSNKKSERNSSLSLDPDIHSEKNQNGFGKLFPKSKN, via the exons ATGGACAGAAAAAGTTGGCTGTGGCGGAGGAAATCTTCTGAGAAGAGTCCAGGCGAGACTGAGAGTACGGGATCCTTATCTTCTCATTCTGAAAGATTCTCCGATGATCAG GCTTATGCATCTCATAGCACTCAATCACCAGAAGTCACTTCCAAAGCTGCATTAAACGATGAAGATACTACTGAAACTGTGAAGACGTTGAGTGACAAATTATCTGCTGCACTTCTTAGCGTTAGTGCCAAGGAGGACTTGGTAAAACAGCATGCTAAAGTTGCAGAAGAAGCTGTCTCAG GATGGGAGAATGCCGAAAATGAAGTGGTGGCTTTAAAACAGAAACTTGAGACAGCTAATCAGAAAAATTCAGCTCTTGAAGACCGGCTTGGTCATCTTGATGGGGCATTGAAGGAATGTGTGAGACAACTTCGACAAGCAAGAGAAGAGCAGGAACAGAAGATCCGTGAAGTGGTTTCAAAGAAAACTCATGAATGGGAATCTTTAAAATCTGTCCTCGAGGATCAACTAGTTGAGCTTCAGGTTCAGCTTCAAAGTGTTAAAAAGCAAACCGATTCATCCTTTGATTCTGATCTTCAACAAAAGCTTGAGGCTGCTGAGAAGGAGAACTCGACCCTTAAATTAGAGATCCTTTCTCAAGCCAAAGAAATTAAAATCAGGATTATTGAGCGAGACCTGAGCACTAAAGCTGCTGAAACAGCCAGTAAGCAATATTTAGAGAGCATAAAAAAGGTGGCTAAGCTTGAAGCTGATTGTCGGAGACTCAAAGCCATAGCTCGAAAAGTGTCGCAGACTAATGATCAAAAGTATGCATCCTCAGTATATGCAGAATCTCTCACTGATAGCCAGTCAGATTGTGGAGAGAGGCTACTAACACTTGAATATGGCTCTCATAAAATGAGTAGTTTTGAACCAAATGAAAGTGATTCAAGCCAGTCAGGTCTACGGGGATCTTCTTTTGTTACAGAACatcaaaatgaaaatgaaaagaaCCATGAAAGAAACAAAATGGTTCCTTCAGTAGATATCAATTTCATGGATGATTTTCTTGAAATGGAAAAGCTTGCTGCATTGCCAGTCATAGAAAGTGGAAGCAGATGTGTTGAGGCAGGACCTATGTTAGATCAACCAAATGGTGGCGAAAGCCTGAAAGCTGATCTTGAAGTGATGGTTCAAAAGACTATAAAACTTGAAgagaatttaagaaaaattgtgGAAGAAAAAGAGGAACTTGAGAAGGCACTGAGTGCTTGCAAAAAGCATCTTGAGACATCACAAAGTCAGCTAGTAGAAACTGCAATGGATTTGCAGGAGCTGCAAATAAAGATGGTTCTTGCTACTGAATCAAAGAAAGCTGCAGAGGAAGAAGTAAAAGCATCACAAGCTAAGAGAGAATTGGCAGAGTCTCGATTGAGAGTAGTTGAAAATGAGGTCAACACCTTGCTCTTAAAAGCAGCTTCGTTAGAGGAAGAGGTTCAGAATGAGCGACTTTTATCTGCTGATAAAATTGCCAAATGCCAGAAATTGGAGGATGAActatttaaactaaaacatgaAGCCGAGGACCAGCGAGAGGCTGAGTTCCAGCGTACCAAAAATGATAGCCTCAATCTAAAAATTAAGCAG GAAAACGAGCTAGCTTTGGCTGCGGATAAGTTTGCCGAGTGCCAGAAAACAATAGCATCACTTGGGCAGCATTTGAAGTCTCTTGCTAGTCTAGAAGATTTCCTACTGGACTCTGAGAATCTTCATCCTACTATTGTGGTGGACAACATACAGAGCTACGAAAGTGGTAATGAAGCACATAATTTGCGGTCTACTAATTTATGTTTGTCCGGAAGAGATGCTGCATTTTCAGAAGCAGCAGCAAATAAATGGTCATATTCTTCAAATAAGAAAAGTGAGAGAAATTCATCATTATCCTTAGATCCAGACATTCACTCTGAAAAGAACCAAAATGGTTTTGGAAAGCTTTTCCCAAAGAGTAAAAACTGA